One region of Flavobacterium pisciphilum genomic DNA includes:
- a CDS encoding nuclear transport factor 2 family protein — MTAKEFIQKFYKSDALIDSETFKLYLHPEVIIDWHSTKGPIQLDYNGILDLSNELSRAYVRSKVRISHIIEEDDLVSVRYSHYVKTIENPREEMLLAHFMAIWQIKDNKLYRGYQMSQLL, encoded by the coding sequence ATGACTGCTAAAGAATTTATTCAGAAATTTTATAAGTCGGATGCTTTAATTGATAGTGAAACCTTCAAATTATATTTGCATCCAGAAGTAATTATTGATTGGCATAGTACAAAAGGACCTATCCAGCTTGATTATAATGGAATATTAGATTTATCTAACGAATTAAGTAGAGCCTATGTGCGTTCTAAAGTTCGAATTAGTCATATTATAGAAGAAGATGATTTAGTTTCGGTACGTTATTCTCATTATGTAAAGACTATCGAAAACCCAAGAGAAGAAATGTTATTAGCCCATTTTATGGCTATTTGGCAAATAAAAGACAATAAATTATACCGAGGTTATCAAATGAGTCAATTATTATAA
- a CDS encoding M15 family metallopeptidase yields the protein MKRFLFLVLIFQNGFSQEIPLNVQKLIKAYPNQIVGYKDNKVIFSDKSNLIYDDFKNKTNQELLENPDIEDQFKFVYNKTNMNLIPKEDPGRIRNEAFFKKIYGNSKSEVESKMTEIIWCPKLVNQKIKVTSVNGIDKIVKKLSAELDNHPEFKKYINAIGGTFSWRKISGTNRLSMHSYGMTIDINVQNSNYWQWDCKCKNEEATLSYRNQIPLKLVSIFEKYGFIWGGNWKHYDTMHFEYRPELFL from the coding sequence ATGAAACGATTCCTTTTTTTAGTCCTTATATTCCAAAATGGTTTTTCTCAAGAAATCCCATTGAATGTTCAAAAATTAATTAAAGCATATCCAAATCAAATTGTTGGTTATAAAGATAATAAAGTTATTTTTAGCGATAAATCAAATTTGATTTATGATGATTTTAAAAATAAAACGAATCAAGAATTGTTGGAAAATCCAGATATTGAGGATCAATTTAAGTTTGTTTATAATAAAACAAACATGAATTTAATTCCAAAAGAAGATCCTGGAAGAATTCGAAATGAAGCTTTTTTTAAGAAAATTTACGGAAATTCAAAATCAGAAGTTGAATCAAAAATGACTGAAATTATCTGGTGCCCAAAATTAGTCAATCAAAAAATAAAAGTAACATCCGTGAATGGAATTGATAAAATAGTAAAAAAACTCTCGGCAGAATTAGATAATCATCCAGAGTTCAAAAAATATATTAATGCTATTGGAGGTACATTTAGTTGGAGAAAAATTTCAGGAACAAACCGATTGAGTATGCATAGTTATGGAATGACTATAGATATTAATGTCCAAAATTCTAATTATTGGCAATGGGATTGTAAATGTAAAAATGAAGAAGCTACTCTTTCCTATAGAAATCAAATTCCCCTGAAGCTAGTTTCAATTTTTGAAAAATATGGTTTTATTTGGGGAGGAAATTGGAAACATTATGACACAATGCATTTTGAGTATCGACCTGAACTTTTTTTATAA
- a CDS encoding DUF4846 domain-containing protein, which yields MKVKFLFIVTILMVLFCYFSFSKTNNTTKSNLLENTIQQRFQPPQGFVREEESKTSFGYFLRNLPLKPSGSNVLYFDGTIKSNRNIYEAVVDLPIGKQDLHQCADAVMRLRADYFYSQKQYDKIHFNFTNGFRVDFSKWAAGYRIAVKGNKTSWVKTAKPSDSYQTYWKYLETVFMYAGTASLEKELKSINVLDIKIGDVFIKGGFPGHAVIVVDIAVNPKNNQKIMLLAQSYMPAQEIQILKNPNKSSLSPWYAVDFGTSLKTPEWTFSSSQLKRF from the coding sequence ATGAAAGTTAAATTCTTGTTTATTGTAACAATTTTGATGGTTCTTTTTTGTTATTTTTCATTTTCAAAGACAAATAATACTACCAAAAGTAATCTTTTAGAAAACACGATTCAACAACGTTTTCAGCCACCTCAGGGATTTGTGAGGGAAGAAGAATCTAAAACTTCGTTTGGATATTTTTTACGAAATCTTCCATTAAAACCTTCAGGTTCAAATGTTTTGTATTTTGACGGAACTATAAAATCAAATCGAAATATTTATGAAGCGGTTGTAGATTTACCCATTGGAAAACAGGATTTACATCAATGTGCCGATGCCGTGATGCGTTTACGAGCGGATTATTTTTATAGCCAAAAACAGTACGATAAAATACATTTTAATTTCACAAATGGTTTTCGAGTTGATTTTAGTAAATGGGCTGCAGGTTACAGAATTGCAGTTAAAGGCAACAAAACTAGTTGGGTTAAAACTGCAAAACCATCTGATAGTTATCAAACCTATTGGAAATACTTAGAGACGGTTTTTATGTATGCAGGAACTGCTTCATTAGAAAAAGAGCTGAAATCAATTAATGTTTTAGACATAAAAATTGGAGATGTTTTTATAAAAGGAGGCTTTCCAGGTCATGCTGTTATTGTGGTTGATATAGCTGTGAATCCAAAAAACAACCAAAAAATCATGCTTTTAGCACAAAGCTATATGCCAGCACAGGAAATTCAAATATTGAAAAATCCAAATAAAAGTTCGTTGAGTCCTTGGTACGCCGTCGATTTTGGAACTTCTCTAAAAACACCCGAATGGACTTTTAGTTCTTCTCAATTAAAACGTTTTTAA
- the lpxA gene encoding acyl-ACP--UDP-N-acetylglucosamine O-acyltransferase: MNQPLAYVHPGAKIAKNVVIEPFTTIHNNVVIGDGTWIGSNVTIMEGARIGKNCNIFPGAVISAVPQDLKFGGEDSLAIIGDNCTIRECVTINRGTVASGQTILGNNCLIMAYAHIAHDCEIGNNAIIVNGVALAGHVVVGNHAVIGGLAAIHQFIHIGDHAMISGGSLVRKDVPPYTKAAKEPLSYVGINSVGLRRRGFSTDKIREIQEIYRILYQKNYNTTQALSIIEGEMEATPERDEILDFIRNSSRGIMKGYSGNY; encoded by the coding sequence ATGAATCAACCTTTAGCTTATGTTCATCCTGGCGCCAAAATCGCTAAAAACGTTGTAATTGAGCCTTTTACAACAATTCACAATAATGTAGTTATTGGTGATGGTACTTGGATTGGTTCAAATGTAACCATAATGGAAGGCGCGCGAATTGGAAAAAATTGTAATATTTTTCCAGGCGCAGTAATTTCCGCAGTACCCCAAGATTTAAAGTTTGGTGGAGAGGATTCTTTAGCGATAATAGGAGATAATTGCACTATTAGAGAGTGTGTTACAATTAATCGTGGTACGGTTGCATCTGGACAAACAATTCTTGGTAACAATTGCTTGATTATGGCTTATGCTCATATTGCTCACGATTGCGAGATTGGTAATAATGCAATTATTGTAAATGGTGTTGCATTGGCAGGACACGTAGTAGTAGGAAACCACGCTGTAATTGGTGGTTTGGCTGCAATTCATCAATTTATTCACATTGGTGATCACGCAATGATATCAGGAGGTTCTTTGGTAAGAAAAGATGTTCCTCCATATACCAAAGCGGCAAAAGAACCATTGTCATACGTTGGAATTAATTCAGTAGGTTTAAGAAGAAGAGGTTTTAGCACAGATAAAATCAGAGAAATTCAAGAAATTTATAGAATTTTATATCAAAAAAATTACAATACAACCCAAGCACTTAGCATAATCGAAGGTGAAATGGAGGCAACTCCAGAAAGAGATGAAATTTTAGATTTTATTCGAAACTCATCACGTGGAATTATGAAAGGATATTCAGGAAATTACTAG
- a CDS encoding bifunctional UDP-3-O-[3-hydroxymyristoyl] N-acetylglucosamine deacetylase/3-hydroxyacyl-ACP dehydratase gives MVKQKTIKKEISLTGVGLHTGKEVTMTFKPAPINNGFTFVRVDLQGHPIIEADANYVVNTQRGTNLEKLGVKIQTPEHVLAALVGSDLDNVIIELNASELPIMDGSSKYFVEAIEKAEIEEQDAQRNVYVVKEVISFTDEATGSEILVMPSDDYQVTTMVDFGTKVLGTQNATLKSIADFKSEISNSRTFSFLHELESLLEHGLIKGGDLNNAIVYVDKEISDSTMENLKKAFGKDKITVKPNGILDNLTLHYPNEAARHKLLDVIGDLALIGVRIQGKIIANKPGHFVNTQFAKKLAKIIKIEQRNHVPVYDLNQEPLMDIHKIMSVLPHRPPFLLIDRIIEMSSSHVVGLKNVTMNENFFVGHFPEAPVMPGVLIVEAMAQTGGILVLSTVPDPENYLTYFMKIDNVKFKHKVLPGDTLIFKCELISPIRRGICHMQANAYANGKLVTEAELMAQIAKKQ, from the coding sequence ATGGTTAAACAGAAGACCATCAAGAAGGAAATTTCACTAACAGGAGTTGGACTACACACTGGGAAAGAAGTAACAATGACTTTTAAACCTGCTCCAATAAATAATGGATTTACTTTTGTGAGAGTTGATTTGCAAGGTCACCCAATCATTGAGGCTGATGCTAATTATGTAGTAAATACTCAAAGAGGTACAAATTTAGAAAAATTAGGTGTTAAAATTCAAACACCAGAGCACGTTTTAGCAGCTTTGGTTGGTAGTGATTTAGACAATGTTATAATTGAATTAAACGCATCAGAACTTCCTATCATGGATGGTTCATCAAAATATTTTGTTGAAGCAATTGAAAAAGCTGAAATAGAAGAGCAAGATGCACAACGTAATGTATATGTTGTAAAAGAAGTTATCTCTTTTACTGACGAAGCTACAGGAAGTGAAATTCTTGTTATGCCTAGCGATGACTACCAAGTTACAACAATGGTAGATTTTGGTACTAAAGTTTTAGGTACTCAAAACGCAACATTAAAAAGTATTGCCGATTTTAAATCAGAAATTTCTAATTCAAGAACATTTAGCTTCTTACATGAATTAGAATCTCTTCTAGAGCACGGATTAATTAAAGGTGGAGATTTAAATAATGCAATTGTATATGTAGATAAAGAAATATCTGACTCTACAATGGAGAACTTAAAGAAAGCTTTTGGGAAAGATAAAATCACTGTTAAACCTAACGGAATTTTAGACAACCTAACATTACATTATCCTAACGAAGCTGCAAGACATAAATTGCTTGACGTTATTGGAGATTTAGCTTTAATTGGAGTAAGAATCCAAGGTAAAATTATCGCTAATAAACCAGGGCACTTTGTAAATACTCAGTTTGCTAAAAAATTAGCTAAAATTATAAAAATAGAGCAAAGAAATCACGTACCAGTTTATGATTTAAATCAAGAGCCATTGATGGATATTCATAAAATTATGTCGGTTTTACCTCATAGACCTCCATTTTTATTAATTGATAGAATCATTGAAATGTCATCTAGTCATGTTGTAGGATTGAAAAATGTTACCATGAATGAGAATTTCTTTGTAGGTCATTTCCCTGAAGCCCCAGTTATGCCGGGTGTTTTAATTGTTGAAGCAATGGCACAAACAGGAGGAATCTTAGTATTAAGTACCGTTCCAGATCCAGAAAATTACTTAACTTATTTTATGAAAATAGACAATGTTAAGTTCAAGCACAAAGTATTACCTGGAGATACATTAATATTTAAATGTGAATTAATTTCTCCTATAAGAAGAGGAATTTGTCACATGCAAGCAAATGCTTATGCAAATGGTAAATTAGTTACTGAAGCAGAGTTAATGGCACAAATTGCAAAAAAACAATAA
- the sucD gene encoding succinate--CoA ligase subunit alpha — translation MSVLVNKDSKIIVQGFTGSEGTFHASQMIEYGTNVVGGVTPGKGGTTHLDRPVFNTVKDAVVQAGADTTIIFVPPAFAADAIMEAADAGIKVIIAITEGIPVADMIKANSYVKERNARLIGPNCPGIITPGEAKVGIMPGFVFKKGTVGIVSKSGTLTYEAADQVVKQGLGITTAIGIGGDPIIGTTTKEAVELLMNDPETECIVMIGEIGGQLEADAAKWIKADGNRKPVVGFIAGVTAPAGRTMGHAGAIVGGTDDTAEAKKQIMRDNGIHVVDSPAEIGKKVKEVLG, via the coding sequence ATGAGTGTTTTAGTTAATAAAGATTCCAAAATAATTGTTCAAGGATTTACAGGAAGCGAAGGAACTTTCCATGCTTCTCAAATGATTGAGTACGGTACTAATGTTGTTGGTGGTGTAACTCCAGGAAAAGGAGGAACTACGCATTTAGATCGTCCAGTTTTTAATACAGTAAAAGACGCTGTAGTACAAGCTGGAGCTGATACAACAATTATTTTTGTACCACCTGCATTTGCTGCTGATGCAATTATGGAAGCAGCTGACGCTGGAATTAAAGTTATCATTGCTATTACTGAAGGAATTCCTGTAGCAGATATGATTAAAGCCAACAGTTATGTAAAAGAAAGAAATGCTAGATTAATTGGTCCAAACTGCCCAGGAATCATTACTCCAGGTGAAGCTAAAGTTGGAATTATGCCAGGTTTCGTTTTCAAAAAAGGAACTGTAGGAATCGTTTCTAAATCAGGAACTTTAACTTACGAAGCTGCTGACCAAGTTGTAAAACAAGGTTTAGGAATAACTACAGCAATTGGTATTGGTGGAGATCCAATTATCGGAACTACTACTAAAGAAGCTGTTGAGTTGTTAATGAATGACCCAGAAACAGAATGTATCGTAATGATTGGTGAAATTGGTGGACAATTAGAAGCTGATGCTGCTAAATGGATTAAAGCTGATGGTAACCGTAAGCCAGTTGTAGGTTTCATCGCAGGAGTTACTGCTCCAGCAGGACGTACAATGGGTCACGCAGGTGCAATCGTTGGTGGTACTGATGATACAGCTGAAGCTAAAAAGCAAATTATGAGAGACAACGGAATTCACGTGGTTGATTCTCCAGCTGAAATTGGTAAAAAAGTAAAAGAAGTATTAGGATAA
- a CDS encoding YeiH family protein — protein sequence METKQHTTSHLFEISTISKQIIFALLLLLCLTSIISPPIALLLGLLVANLSGNPFLHLNHKAITILLQFSVVGLGFGMNATSALTAGKEGLVLTIASIFSTIILGYFIGKWFNIDKKTSHLISCGTAICGGSAIAAIAPVIKSDEKQTSIALGVIFILNSIALFLFPYIGHQLDLSQREFGLWCAVAIHDTSSVVGAANKFGAEALQIATTVKLARALWIIPIALITTVLFKNKQTKIKIPYFIGLFILAMLLNTYVPQTEIIAPTLVLLAKIGLTVTLFLIGAGLNLSVLKTVGVKPLVQGVLLWIVIASLSLASILYFN from the coding sequence TTGGAAACAAAACAACATACAACAAGCCATTTATTTGAAATTAGTACAATTTCAAAACAGATAATTTTTGCTCTTTTATTATTACTTTGTCTAACTTCAATTATATCTCCTCCAATAGCTTTGTTATTAGGTCTATTGGTCGCTAATTTATCAGGAAACCCTTTTTTACACTTAAATCATAAAGCAATTACTATTTTATTACAATTCTCTGTAGTGGGATTAGGATTTGGAATGAACGCTACAAGTGCGTTAACAGCCGGTAAAGAAGGATTAGTTCTTACTATTGCATCAATATTTAGTACTATAATATTAGGGTATTTTATAGGGAAATGGTTTAACATCGATAAAAAAACATCTCACTTAATCTCTTGTGGAACGGCTATTTGTGGAGGAAGTGCCATTGCTGCAATTGCTCCAGTAATAAAATCAGATGAGAAACAAACATCTATAGCATTAGGAGTAATTTTTATATTAAACTCAATTGCATTGTTTTTATTCCCATATATAGGACATCAATTAGACTTATCACAAAGAGAATTTGGATTATGGTGCGCAGTGGCAATTCACGATACGAGTTCAGTAGTTGGAGCTGCAAATAAATTTGGAGCTGAAGCTTTGCAAATAGCTACAACTGTAAAACTAGCACGTGCCTTATGGATTATTCCTATTGCACTTATCACAACTGTGCTTTTTAAAAACAAACAAACAAAAATTAAAATTCCTTATTTCATTGGATTGTTTATTTTGGCAATGTTACTAAACACTTATGTACCGCAAACCGAAATCATTGCACCAACTTTGGTTCTTTTAGCAAAAATAGGATTAACTGTAACTTTATTCTTAATTGGAGCAGGATTGAATTTAAGTGTTTTAAAAACAGTAGGAGTGAAGCCTTTAGTTCAAGGAGTTCTGCTATGGATAGTTATCGCTAGTTTAAGTTTGGCTTCTATTTTATACTTTAATTAA
- a CDS encoding LysR family transcriptional regulator — MDFRLKVFSAVANRLSFTKAAAELYITQPAVSKHIQELEETYKTKLFERNGSKITLTKAGEILLKHTKDIFEIYREIDFDMSTFINERQGLLRLGASTTISQYIIPPLLARFHQKLQDIKVNLLNGNTEQIESALINKEIEIGIVEGQSRNQSIKYTEFLKDELVLVCSSKNPLANKNEILLEDLQNLRFITRERGSGTLEVIEYALKQFNIKLLELQIEMQLGSTESIKSYLLNSDCVAFMSIHAVDKELKNNELIVLDIEKLTIERYFYIITLHGKSDALTELFIKNMANYYNLKL; from the coding sequence ATGGATTTCAGGCTAAAAGTATTTTCTGCTGTTGCAAATAGGTTGAGTTTTACCAAAGCTGCAGCCGAATTGTATATTACACAACCAGCTGTTTCTAAGCATATTCAAGAATTAGAGGAAACCTATAAAACAAAACTTTTTGAACGAAACGGCTCCAAAATCACACTAACTAAAGCTGGAGAAATTCTTTTAAAACATACCAAGGACATATTCGAAATTTATCGAGAAATCGATTTTGATATGAGTACGTTTATCAATGAGCGTCAAGGATTATTACGATTAGGAGCAAGTACAACCATTTCACAATATATCATTCCACCTTTATTGGCTCGCTTTCATCAAAAACTGCAAGACATAAAAGTCAATTTGCTAAACGGAAACACCGAACAAATAGAAAGTGCATTAATCAATAAAGAGATAGAAATTGGAATTGTCGAAGGGCAATCCCGAAACCAATCTATCAAATATACCGAGTTTTTAAAGGATGAATTGGTCTTGGTTTGCAGTAGCAAAAACCCATTAGCCAATAAAAATGAAATTTTATTAGAGGATTTACAGAACTTACGCTTTATAACTCGCGAAAGAGGTTCTGGAACACTTGAAGTTATTGAGTACGCTTTAAAACAATTCAATATCAAGTTATTAGAATTACAAATCGAAATGCAATTGGGAAGCACAGAAAGTATCAAGTCCTATCTCCTAAATTCTGACTGTGTAGCTTTCATGTCCATCCACGCGGTAGACAAAGAACTAAAAAACAACGAATTAATTGTTTTGGATATTGAAAAATTAACAATAGAGCGTTACTTTTATATCATAACCCTACACGGAAAATCTGATGCTCTTACGGAGCTATTTATTAAGAATATGGCAAACTACTATAACTTGAAGTTATAG
- a CDS encoding UDP-3-O-(3-hydroxymyristoyl)glucosamine N-acyltransferase → MKFQKVCSLEEIANLLNCEFVGDKNFPVLGMNEIHVVEPGDIVFVDHPKYYDKALNSAATIVLINKVVDCPEGKALLISDDPFRDFNKLTKHFRPFRFANVAISDSATIGEGTLIQPNCFIGNHVTIGKNCLIHPNVSIYDHTVIGDNVIIHAGTILGADAFYYKKRPDGFDQLISGGRVVIQDNVGIGALCTIDKGVTGDTTIGEGTKLDNQVHVGHDTVIGKKCLIASQTGIAGCVIIEDEVTIWGQVGTTSGITIGEKAVIMGQTGVTKSVEGGKSYFGTPIEESREKLKQLANIKKIPEILNKLK, encoded by the coding sequence ATGAAATTTCAAAAAGTTTGCTCTTTAGAAGAAATTGCAAATTTGCTTAATTGTGAATTTGTTGGTGATAAAAACTTCCCAGTTTTAGGTATGAATGAAATTCATGTTGTTGAACCTGGAGATATCGTTTTTGTAGATCATCCAAAATATTATGACAAGGCATTAAATTCAGCAGCAACAATTGTTTTAATTAATAAAGTTGTAGATTGTCCTGAAGGTAAAGCACTATTGATCTCTGATGACCCTTTTAGAGATTTTAATAAACTTACAAAACATTTTAGACCTTTCCGATTTGCTAATGTTGCCATATCAGATTCGGCAACCATTGGAGAAGGAACCTTAATACAACCCAATTGTTTTATTGGTAATCATGTTACAATTGGTAAAAACTGCTTGATACACCCAAATGTATCTATATATGACCATACTGTAATTGGTGACAATGTTATCATACACGCTGGAACAATATTAGGAGCAGATGCTTTTTATTACAAAAAGCGCCCTGATGGTTTCGACCAATTAATTTCGGGAGGACGAGTTGTAATACAAGATAATGTTGGAATTGGAGCGCTTTGTACTATCGATAAAGGAGTTACGGGCGATACAACTATTGGTGAAGGAACTAAACTTGACAATCAAGTTCACGTAGGTCACGATACCGTTATTGGAAAAAAATGCTTAATCGCTTCACAAACTGGTATTGCTGGTTGTGTAATTATCGAAGACGAAGTAACAATTTGGGGACAAGTTGGTACAACAAGCGGTATTACAATAGGAGAGAAGGCAGTAATAATGGGACAAACAGGAGTTACTAAATCTGTAGAAGGAGGGAAATCTTATTTTGGTACGCCAATCGAAGAATCAAGAGAAAAGCTAAAACAATTAGCTAATATCAAGAAAATTCCTGAAATTCTAAATAAATTAAAATAA
- a CDS encoding zinc dependent phospholipase C family protein, with the protein MKKFKMKPKFIAIIAIGIGFLSLSWGIVGHERINKAAVMALPRPLQVFFYNHIDFITQEASVPDIRKYALKYKEENPRHYFDMENFGSADSLPKTLEEATKKYDAKFLSDNGILPWYIEEMMVKLTKAFKDKNRAEILFLAADLGHYIGDAHMPLHTSANHDGQLTNQKGIHSLWESRLPELFVKKYKLNVPTAQYIENVNKATWDIINDTHSLIVPLLAADKKLREATTEKEMFVVDKDGNFIKNKYNALQYTDAYASKFHASLDGMVEKQMKKAITATASFWYTAWVNAGKPDLSDLDSPMVTQRNNQALKDDLKLFQSGSLFGMKNQDD; encoded by the coding sequence ATGAAAAAATTTAAAATGAAACCTAAATTTATTGCAATCATAGCGATTGGAATAGGGTTTTTATCATTATCGTGGGGAATTGTTGGTCATGAACGCATCAACAAAGCTGCAGTTATGGCTCTTCCACGACCATTACAAGTGTTTTTTTACAATCACATCGATTTTATTACACAAGAAGCATCCGTTCCAGACATTCGTAAGTATGCTTTAAAATACAAGGAGGAAAATCCAAGACATTATTTTGATATGGAAAACTTCGGTTCTGCCGATAGTTTACCAAAAACATTAGAAGAAGCAACTAAAAAATACGACGCTAAATTTTTATCTGATAATGGAATTTTACCATGGTACATTGAAGAAATGATGGTAAAGCTTACTAAAGCTTTTAAAGATAAAAACCGTGCAGAAATCTTATTTCTTGCAGCTGATTTAGGTCATTATATTGGTGATGCTCACATGCCTTTACATACCTCTGCAAATCATGACGGACAGCTTACTAACCAAAAAGGAATTCATTCACTTTGGGAAAGTAGACTACCTGAATTATTTGTTAAAAAATACAAGCTTAATGTACCAACTGCTCAATATATTGAGAACGTAAACAAAGCAACTTGGGATATTATTAATGATACTCATAGCTTAATCGTACCATTATTAGCAGCTGATAAAAAGTTAAGAGAAGCAACTACCGAAAAAGAAATGTTTGTTGTTGATAAAGACGGAAATTTTATCAAAAACAAATACAATGCTTTACAATACACAGATGCTTATGCTTCAAAATTCCATGCTTCTTTAGACGGAATGGTTGAGAAACAAATGAAAAAAGCAATCACTGCTACAGCAAGTTTCTGGTATACTGCATGGGTTAACGCTGGAAAACCAGATTTAAGTGATCTAGATTCTCCAATGGTTACACAAAGAAACAACCAAGCTTTAAAAGATGATTTGAAATTATTTCAAAGCGGAAGCCTTTTTGGAATGAAAAACCAAGATGACTAA
- the fabG gene encoding 3-oxoacyl-[acyl-carrier-protein] reductase: MKLLEGKVAIITGASRGIGKGIAEVFAKHGANVAFTYSASVESALALEKELNALGVKAKGYQSNAADFTEAQTFVDAVLADFGTVDILINNAGITKDNLLMRMSEADFDQVIDVNLKSVFNMTKAIQKTFLKQRSGSIINMSSVVGVKGNAGQTNYAASKAGVNGFTKSVALELGSRNIRCNAIAPGFIETEMTAKLSEDVVKGWREGIPLKRGGTTEDVANACLFLASDMSAYVTGQVLNVCGGMLT; the protein is encoded by the coding sequence ATGAAATTACTAGAAGGAAAAGTTGCCATTATAACTGGTGCAAGCCGCGGAATAGGAAAAGGAATTGCTGAAGTTTTCGCAAAACATGGTGCAAACGTAGCTTTTACATACAGTGCATCTGTAGAATCAGCTTTGGCTTTAGAAAAAGAATTGAATGCTCTAGGTGTTAAAGCAAAAGGATACCAATCGAATGCAGCAGATTTTACAGAAGCACAAACTTTCGTTGATGCTGTTTTGGCTGACTTTGGAACTGTAGATATTTTGATAAATAATGCTGGTATTACTAAAGACAACCTTTTAATGCGTATGTCCGAAGCTGATTTTGATCAAGTAATTGATGTTAACTTGAAATCAGTTTTTAATATGACTAAAGCAATTCAAAAAACATTTTTGAAACAACGTTCTGGATCAATCATCAATATGAGTAGTGTTGTTGGAGTGAAAGGAAATGCAGGTCAAACAAATTATGCTGCTTCAAAAGCTGGTGTTAACGGATTTACAAAATCTGTAGCATTAGAATTAGGTTCTCGTAACATTCGTTGCAATGCAATTGCTCCAGGATTTATTGAAACTGAAATGACTGCAAAATTAAGCGAAGATGTAGTAAAAGGTTGGAGAGAAGGGATTCCATTAAAACGTGGAGGAACTACTGAAGATGTAGCAAATGCTTGTCTTTTCTTAGCTTCAGATATGAGTGCTTATGTTACTGGACAAGTACTTAATGTTTGTGGAGGAATGCTTACATAA
- the efp gene encoding elongation factor P, with protein MASTSDIRNGLCIKYNHDIYKIIEFLHVKPGKGPAFVRTKLRSLTTGKVLDNTFSAGHKIEDVRVETQTYQFLYAEGDEFHFMNNETFEQISLNKSILDAPGLLKEGTNVMVQINTETDLPLSVDMPASVILEVTYAEPGIKGNTATNATKSATVETGATVNVPLFINEGDKIKIDTASGSYMERVKE; from the coding sequence ATGGCATCAACATCAGACATAAGAAACGGACTTTGTATCAAATACAATCACGACATTTATAAAATTATCGAATTTCTTCACGTAAAACCAGGTAAAGGTCCTGCTTTCGTTAGAACGAAATTAAGAAGCTTAACAACAGGAAAAGTATTAGATAATACGTTTTCTGCTGGACACAAAATTGAAGATGTTCGTGTTGAAACACAAACATACCAGTTTTTATATGCTGAAGGGGATGAATTTCACTTTATGAACAATGAAACATTTGAGCAAATTTCTTTGAACAAATCAATCTTGGATGCTCCAGGATTATTAAAAGAAGGAACAAATGTAATGGTTCAAATCAATACTGAAACAGATTTACCTTTATCAGTAGATATGCCAGCTTCAGTAATCTTAGAAGTTACTTATGCTGAACCAGGAATTAAAGGAAACACAGCAACAAATGCAACAAAATCTGCAACTGTTGAAACTGGAGCTACAGTAAACGTTCCTTTATTCATCAATGAAGGTGATAAAATTAAAATTGATACTGCTTCAGGTTCTTACATGGAGCGTGTAAAAGAATAG